A window of the Sporosarcina sp. FSL K6-2383 genome harbors these coding sequences:
- a CDS encoding FAD binding domain-containing protein has product MIAFDFDYYKPSTLSEAVETFQLALHTGKQAIFYAGGTEFITFARTNKKRADVVIDIKGIPECMTLEVIGAELIIGAAVSLTTIVESNLFPLLGKTVQRIADHTSRNKITIGGNVNSHFIYREGVLPFLLADAKGMIGGKGGEKILPLEQILNEGLDEGELLVQIHVDQSYIDLPFSTIKRTRMSKTGYPIVTVAALEKDKRIRTAFSGVCEFPFRSEKIETLLNDPSISKEERIKQVIDHLPGPVVQDIHATAGYRKFVLKNVLTDTLEAMEGNG; this is encoded by the coding sequence ATGATTGCCTTTGACTTTGATTATTATAAACCATCCACGCTCAGTGAAGCAGTTGAAACCTTTCAGCTAGCTCTTCACACAGGCAAACAGGCAATCTTCTATGCTGGAGGGACAGAATTCATTACATTCGCTCGAACGAATAAAAAAAGGGCAGATGTGGTGATTGATATTAAAGGGATTCCTGAATGTATGACATTAGAGGTCATTGGAGCTGAATTGATCATTGGGGCAGCGGTTTCGCTGACAACTATTGTGGAATCCAATCTATTTCCTTTATTGGGTAAGACGGTGCAACGCATAGCAGATCATACTTCACGAAATAAAATCACGATTGGGGGCAATGTCAATAGTCACTTCATCTATCGAGAAGGCGTTTTGCCTTTCTTATTAGCGGATGCAAAAGGAATGATTGGGGGAAAGGGAGGCGAGAAGATTCTTCCTTTGGAACAAATCTTAAACGAGGGGCTAGACGAAGGCGAGCTCCTTGTGCAAATCCATGTTGACCAATCCTATATCGATTTGCCTTTTAGTACAATCAAGCGGACAAGAATGTCGAAAACAGGGTACCCAATTGTAACCGTAGCAGCATTAGAGAAGGATAAACGGATTCGGACAGCTTTCAGTGGCGTGTGTGAATTTCCATTTAGGTCAGAAAAAATTGAGACGTTATTAAATGATCCAAGCATTTCCAAAGAGGAGCGAATCAAGCAGGTAATTGATCATCTTCCGGGTCCAGTGGTGCAGGATATCCACGCAACTGCAGGGTACCGTAAATTTGTCTTAAAAAATGTATTAACAGATACATTGGAAGCCATGGAGGGAAATGGATGA
- a CDS encoding HAD family hydrolase, translated as MIKAALFDLDGTLLNRDASIERFIDSQYERLHEYVGHIGKEEFILRFIELDYRGYVWKDKVYQQMVAEFDIVGLTWEQLLQDYVEQFQHYCVPFPNLHKMLQSLVDQSIPLGIISNGKGQFQMDNIEALGIGHYFETILISETEGIKKPDPRIFEKALQQLNVPAKACLFVGDHPENDVKASQDVGMLGVWKKDPQWADVKADYVVEDLMEVCLIIGALVGQ; from the coding sequence ATGATTAAAGCAGCCTTATTTGACCTAGATGGCACATTATTAAATCGAGACGCATCTATCGAGCGATTTATCGATTCACAGTATGAGCGTTTACATGAGTATGTTGGACATATTGGAAAAGAGGAATTCATCCTCAGGTTTATCGAATTAGATTATCGTGGATATGTTTGGAAAGACAAAGTCTATCAACAAATGGTTGCTGAATTTGACATAGTCGGGTTAACGTGGGAGCAATTACTGCAAGATTATGTAGAACAATTTCAACATTATTGTGTTCCTTTTCCAAACCTTCACAAAATGCTGCAATCGCTTGTCGATCAATCTATCCCCTTGGGAATCATCAGCAATGGAAAAGGGCAATTCCAGATGGATAATATTGAAGCGCTCGGCATTGGGCATTATTTTGAAACAATTTTAATATCTGAGACTGAAGGTATTAAAAAACCGGATCCTCGGATATTTGAGAAAGCATTACAGCAGCTCAATGTTCCTGCAAAGGCATGTCTATTTGTTGGCGATCATCCGGAAAATGATGTGAAAGCTTCTCAAGACGTTGGTATGCTAGGTGTTTGGAAGAAAGATCCGCAGTGGGCTGATGTTAAGGCTGATTATGTCGTAGAGGATTTAATGGAGGTATGTTTAATTATTGGGGCGTTAGTTGGGCAATGA
- a CDS encoding (2Fe-2S)-binding protein, translated as MITSNDSAKKIVQLHINGETHSAVIRSADTLLYTLREQLGLTAAKPACENGDCGACTVIVDGQPMHSCLSLTIETVHQSITTNEGLKDSLLQQAFVDNWAIQCGYCTSGFIANCHALVEQHPDADDATIDEWLASNLCRCTGYQEIKEAVKSVLQSNKNLSSAN; from the coding sequence ATGATCACTTCAAATGATTCAGCAAAAAAAATCGTACAATTACACATCAATGGAGAAACTCACAGCGCTGTTATACGATCCGCCGATACGCTGCTCTACACATTACGCGAGCAACTCGGGCTAACCGCTGCTAAACCGGCTTGTGAAAACGGGGATTGTGGAGCTTGCACAGTCATCGTCGACGGGCAACCGATGCATTCATGTCTTTCCTTAACGATTGAAACCGTGCACCAGTCGATTACAACGAATGAAGGATTAAAAGATTCACTGTTGCAACAGGCGTTTGTCGATAATTGGGCGATTCAATGTGGGTATTGTACATCAGGATTCATCGCCAACTGTCATGCGCTTGTTGAACAACATCCCGATGCAGACGATGCGACTATCGACGAATGGCTAGCCTCGAATCTTTGTAGGTGTACAGGGTATCAGGAGATTAAAGAAGCAGTGAAAAGTGTGTTACAATCAAATAAAAACCTATCATCGGCGAATTGA
- a CDS encoding putative holin-like toxin: MTIFQTIVLMISFSSLIVAVIGLAEKISQKK, encoded by the coding sequence ATGACTATATTCCAGACGATTGTACTGATGATAAGTTTTTCTTCATTAATTGTTGCGGTTATTGGACTAGCAGAGAAAATCTCTCAAAAAAAATAA
- a CDS encoding nucleotidyltransferase family protein, producing MKIAGIYLAAGSSSRMRSNKLKLNVGTMTLGSLALETALKSSLDEIYIVIKETDDAVWLPTDMKLNTKCTIVPCPNAHDGQSESLKCGIRRAQANHMDAVLVMLADQPFITVQMLEEMIACMKTNPTCRFVATTIEQNIIPPVLLSSSMYSELLSLRGDVGAKALLQGEFLQKGQVLTCLDKRLVFDVDTQEDYQTLLTNKEKTK from the coding sequence ATGAAAATCGCAGGTATTTATCTTGCCGCTGGAAGTAGTAGCCGGATGAGAAGCAATAAATTAAAACTCAATGTCGGGACAATGACACTCGGGAGCTTAGCGCTTGAAACGGCTTTGAAGTCGTCCCTTGATGAAATTTATATCGTCATAAAAGAGACGGATGATGCAGTGTGGCTTCCTACTGACATGAAGTTGAACACTAAATGCACAATCGTACCATGTCCCAACGCCCATGATGGTCAGTCTGAATCATTAAAATGCGGTATTCGACGGGCACAAGCCAATCATATGGACGCCGTTCTTGTCATGCTGGCGGATCAGCCTTTTATTACTGTTCAAATGCTCGAAGAAATGATTGCCTGTATGAAGACCAATCCGACATGCAGATTCGTCGCGACAACTATTGAACAAAACATTATACCGCCCGTTTTACTGTCTTCTTCTATGTACTCTGAACTCCTTAGCTTACGCGGCGATGTAGGAGCTAAAGCCCTCTTGCAGGGAGAGTTTCTTCAAAAGGGACAAGTACTGACCTGTCTCGATAAAAGGCTCGTCTTCGATGTTGATACGCAAGAAGACTATCAAACACTTCTAACGAATAAAGAAAAAACGAAATGA
- a CDS encoding GNAT family N-acetyltransferase yields the protein MKIRRLNPLDAEAYLTIRLKALQNNPEAFGSSYEEEKDHPVEKYISRFQSSDSITLGAFVDDQLVGVVTLFRESLTKLQHRANIIAMYVSPKQRGLGIGKSLMLEAIQVANDWAGVEQVYLTVVTTNEPAKKLYALLGFEVFGSEKKALKIGDTYYDEEHMVLFV from the coding sequence ATGAAAATTAGACGTTTAAATCCCTTAGATGCCGAAGCTTACTTAACTATTAGATTGAAGGCTTTGCAAAATAATCCCGAGGCATTTGGCTCAAGTTATGAAGAAGAGAAGGATCACCCAGTTGAAAAATACATAAGTAGGTTTCAATCTAGTGATTCCATTACTTTAGGGGCTTTTGTAGATGATCAGCTTGTTGGAGTGGTTACGTTGTTTAGAGAGAGCTTGACTAAACTCCAACATCGCGCAAATATTATCGCTATGTATGTTTCTCCAAAGCAACGGGGATTAGGCATTGGCAAGTCTCTAATGTTAGAAGCTATTCAGGTAGCAAACGATTGGGCAGGCGTAGAACAGGTGTATTTAACAGTTGTGACGACAAACGAACCTGCCAAAAAACTATATGCCTTATTAGGCTTTGAGGTCTTTGGTTCAGAGAAAAAGGCATTAAAAATAGGTGATACTTATTATGATGAAGAGCATATGGTGTTGTTTGTATGA
- a CDS encoding YIEGIA family protein, whose product MDSYLLPVVMGIIFGFVGRTVLLRTDFRQYPTYPTGRIIHLSLGFIAAFIGAVAIPSVLESDWAAVTFLGLAATQFREIRKMERDSLEKIDTNELVKRGAPFIEGMAQAFESRNYLVMFTALVTTLCSVFSIWLGVIGGIVMLIIVKFKMSGKLLSAIADVTEADIRFEGPTLFVGDILIKNVGLEDTRKIITEKAVGAIIIPKNENSIVTLSYLGQRQAMLHHVATVLGCYLDSGEPALIPLSKRDMADGRIALFFLPREKDFAQIKTVLEKVPVLDSAIRMPQEADKGKS is encoded by the coding sequence ATGGACAGTTATTTACTTCCGGTCGTAATGGGCATCATTTTTGGCTTTGTGGGACGAACAGTTTTATTGCGCACCGATTTTCGGCAATACCCGACATATCCAACAGGTCGAATTATTCACCTTTCGCTCGGCTTTATTGCAGCTTTTATTGGCGCGGTAGCGATTCCTTCGGTTTTAGAATCTGATTGGGCTGCAGTGACTTTTCTTGGTCTCGCCGCGACGCAATTTCGTGAAATCAGGAAGATGGAAAGGGATTCCCTTGAAAAAATCGATACGAATGAGCTTGTAAAACGTGGAGCACCATTTATTGAAGGGATGGCGCAAGCGTTCGAAAGTCGAAATTATTTAGTAATGTTCACAGCACTGGTGACGACATTGTGTTCCGTCTTTTCTATTTGGTTGGGCGTTATAGGCGGAATTGTCATGCTTATTATTGTGAAGTTTAAGATGTCGGGCAAACTATTGAGTGCAATCGCAGATGTCACAGAAGCGGATATTCGTTTTGAAGGACCAACGCTGTTTGTAGGAGATATTCTTATTAAAAATGTTGGGTTAGAGGATACGAGAAAAATTATTACTGAAAAAGCAGTTGGTGCAATCATCATTCCGAAAAATGAAAATAGCATTGTCACGTTGTCTTATCTTGGGCAGCGGCAAGCAATGTTACACCATGTTGCTACTGTCCTGGGCTGTTATCTTGACTCAGGTGAACCAGCGTTGATTCCGCTATCGAAAAGAGATATGGCAGATGGGCGAATTGCGCTGTTCTTTTTGCCGCGGGAAAAAGATTTCGCTCAAATTAAGACGGTATTAGAAAAGGTCCCCGTGCTGGATAGCGCGATCCGGATGCCACAGGAAGCCGATAAAGGGAAGTCATAA
- a CDS encoding LysM peptidoglycan-binding domain-containing protein has translation MQIHVVRPGETLWLISQRYDIPMTEIVMANELENTNKLVPGMALVIPTSSGTYYVQSGENLAEIAQRYGTTIQEIVRANQLQNPNRIVAGMRLTIPIHKPAIDVNAYTINTGETGARELQELGRYLTYWMPFVYSVQEDGSLSTLDDTAMLQSAAAEQIVPVIAITNFSATAAGSGLAHTILSSPELQEKVLTNVLNVMKEKGYKGLNVDFENVFPTDRENYNQFLQRAVERLHPEGFFVSTALAPKVSGEQQGLLYEAHDYEAQGKIVDFVVLMTYEWGYRFGPPQAISPLNQIKRVLDYAVTVIPRDKIFFGFQIYSRDWLVPHEQGQEAETFSSQEAMRRAIQYGATIQYDPIAQSPFFRYTDAQGRNHEVWFEDARSAQAKFTMVKDYNLRGISYWVLGYPFPQNWLLLEDNFTIRKRV, from the coding sequence ATGCAGATCCATGTGGTACGTCCGGGAGAAACATTATGGTTGATTTCTCAACGGTACGACATCCCAATGACTGAAATCGTCATGGCGAACGAGTTGGAAAATACGAACAAGCTAGTGCCAGGTATGGCCCTTGTTATTCCAACATCATCTGGGACTTACTATGTCCAGTCTGGTGAAAACTTGGCGGAAATTGCGCAACGCTATGGTACAACCATTCAAGAAATTGTACGGGCAAACCAACTTCAAAATCCAAATAGGATTGTAGCTGGTATGCGTTTAACCATTCCTATCCATAAACCAGCAATTGATGTGAACGCTTATACCATTAACACAGGAGAAACGGGTGCCAGGGAGCTTCAAGAACTAGGTCGGTATTTAACTTATTGGATGCCCTTCGTCTATAGTGTGCAAGAAGATGGTAGTTTATCTACGCTCGATGACACAGCTATGCTCCAATCTGCTGCGGCTGAGCAAATTGTTCCTGTGATAGCAATCACGAATTTCAGCGCAACAGCTGCTGGATCGGGTCTTGCACATACGATCCTATCAAGTCCTGAACTTCAGGAAAAGGTATTAACGAATGTTCTAAACGTTATGAAAGAAAAAGGGTATAAAGGATTAAATGTAGATTTTGAAAATGTATTTCCTACTGATCGTGAAAACTACAATCAATTTTTGCAAAGGGCTGTTGAACGATTGCACCCTGAAGGCTTTTTTGTCTCAACAGCACTAGCGCCTAAGGTTAGCGGTGAGCAACAAGGATTATTGTACGAAGCACATGATTATGAAGCACAAGGAAAAATTGTTGATTTTGTTGTGTTGATGACCTATGAATGGGGCTATCGATTTGGTCCGCCACAAGCCATTTCCCCACTTAATCAAATAAAGCGGGTGCTGGATTATGCAGTCACAGTTATTCCGAGGGATAAGATTTTCTTCGGTTTTCAAATTTACTCACGTGACTGGCTAGTTCCCCACGAACAAGGACAGGAGGCGGAAACGTTTAGTTCGCAAGAAGCTATGCGCAGAGCCATTCAATATGGTGCGACAATCCAATATGACCCTATCGCTCAGTCGCCGTTTTTCCGCTATACGGATGCCCAAGGGAGAAATCACGAAGTATGGTTTGAAGACGCTCGTAGCGCCCAAGCAAAGTTTACGATGGTGAAAGATTATAACTTACGTGGAATCAGTTACTGGGTGCTCGGCTACCCATTCCCACAAAATTGGTTGTTACTTGAAGACAACTTCACCATCCGAAAAAGGGTATAA
- a CDS encoding HAD hydrolase-like protein — protein MSYTMIFDMDGTLFQTDKILEISLEKTFHYLRASGLWDKQAPVEEYREIMGVPLQVVWETLLPNQTNDIRAKVNAIFLEKLIENIRTGKGALYPNVEQVLDYLTTKNYSLFIASNGLPEYLAAIVDYYKLDRWIKETFSIQQIESQNKSDLVRTIVDKYAVEQGAVVGDRLSDIQAAKDNGLLAIGCHFDFAQEDELAQADEVIDDLAQLKDLVAVRRSSIT, from the coding sequence ATGTCATATACAATGATTTTCGATATGGATGGCACATTATTTCAAACAGATAAGATATTAGAAATTTCATTGGAAAAAACCTTTCATTACTTGAGGGCCAGTGGACTATGGGATAAACAAGCACCCGTTGAGGAGTATCGCGAGATTATGGGCGTACCTTTGCAAGTGGTTTGGGAGACCCTACTGCCTAATCAAACGAATGACATACGCGCTAAAGTAAATGCTATTTTTCTTGAGAAATTAATTGAAAACATCCGCACAGGTAAGGGTGCACTGTATCCAAACGTGGAGCAAGTCTTAGACTATCTGACAACAAAAAACTATTCACTATTTATTGCTAGTAATGGTCTGCCGGAATATTTAGCAGCAATCGTCGACTATTACAAGTTAGATCGCTGGATTAAGGAAACATTTAGTATCCAACAAATTGAATCACAAAACAAATCAGATTTGGTTCGTACAATCGTCGATAAGTATGCGGTAGAACAAGGTGCTGTCGTTGGAGATCGTTTGTCTGATATTCAAGCAGCAAAAGACAATGGCTTACTAGCAATTGGCTGTCATTTTGATTTTGCACAGGAGGACGAGCTAGCGCAAGCCGATGAAGTTATTGATGATTTAGCACAATTAAAGGACCTTGTAGCTGTCAGAAGGAGCTCGATTACATGA
- a CDS encoding xanthine dehydrogenase family protein molybdopterin-binding subunit has translation MEHTARTTVGQPVARIDTLDKATGNVKYVGDLVGPGILHAKLVTSTEAHAILKSVDSTEAWKVPGVRAIITGDVFPFHIGPLLADRPPLAFKKVRYYGEPIAIIVADHAHQGKLAASKVKVTYESLPIVNSVQQAFQTDAPLIHDNSGDYTKIISDVYPVPGTNIGSHNKIRKGDFAKAWAGCTETITATYAFNLSDHAALETRSTQVEINSAGKVTVHSCTQSPYTIKKVLNQFFNIEVGNIIVHVPIVGGGFGGKGTVQLEPLAYLASKAVGGKKVKLQYEREEDLITAPCHIGLDAVIKLGVTKEGKILAGQYTFLVDSGAYTDQAAGITRAMAVDCTGPYNIPNVWCDSYCMYTNHPYATSLRGYGHPELTFVVERTMDKLAKQLQMDPIQLRLINVIKPGDTTPTQTVLTANTVGDAAKCLTRVKKLIDWDIDGGGHKGISLFWKTSSTATNAQSAAVLTFEADGSLNLNCAAVELGQGTKTVLAQIVAEKLGIDMSKIHVKMEVNTQYDPHQWRTVASSTTFLAGRAVLAAAEDAIRQLKKTAAIVLQCAEDDLDVGGGRVFVKSNPQFGVTFQSIALGYTFPSGHTVGGQVVGVGKHTQKHLTPLDKETGFGNPGPWWSVGAQAIEVAYNERDCTYKLLKAVTVLDGGTIMNPATATQQMRGGMYLGLSLASSETFMFDDKGIMQNADLRNYQMLRFGEQPTEYLVDFVETPAVDGPYGARGIGEYGVIGVGSALANGLSAAAQVELNNLPLTPEFIWKTKKEGSQ, from the coding sequence ATGGAACATACAGCGCGAACAACTGTTGGTCAGCCTGTTGCGCGAATCGATACGCTTGATAAGGCAACGGGCAATGTCAAATATGTTGGTGATCTAGTAGGTCCTGGCATCCTACATGCCAAACTTGTGACTAGCACAGAGGCCCACGCCATTCTCAAATCGGTCGATTCGACGGAGGCTTGGAAAGTACCTGGAGTGCGTGCAATCATTACGGGAGACGTTTTCCCTTTCCATATTGGTCCACTTTTAGCCGACAGACCGCCGTTGGCATTTAAGAAGGTACGCTATTATGGAGAACCTATTGCAATTATCGTAGCGGATCATGCACATCAAGGAAAGCTGGCCGCTAGCAAAGTAAAAGTAACGTATGAATCGCTACCTATTGTGAATTCTGTGCAACAGGCATTTCAAACGGATGCACCGTTAATCCATGACAATTCTGGTGACTATACTAAAATCATTTCAGATGTCTATCCTGTTCCTGGGACAAATATCGGTAGTCACAATAAAATTCGGAAAGGGGATTTTGCCAAGGCATGGGCAGGATGCACAGAAACAATAACCGCAACATATGCCTTTAATTTGTCAGATCATGCGGCGTTAGAAACTCGAAGTACGCAGGTTGAAATCAATTCCGCTGGAAAAGTAACTGTCCATTCCTGTACCCAATCCCCTTATACAATCAAAAAAGTATTGAATCAGTTTTTCAATATTGAAGTAGGCAATATTATTGTGCATGTGCCCATAGTTGGTGGCGGATTCGGTGGGAAAGGAACGGTTCAATTAGAACCACTTGCTTATTTAGCTTCAAAAGCTGTCGGTGGAAAAAAGGTCAAATTACAGTATGAACGGGAAGAGGATTTGATAACGGCGCCGTGTCATATTGGGCTTGACGCAGTCATTAAGCTCGGCGTGACAAAAGAGGGGAAGATACTTGCAGGTCAATACACGTTTTTAGTTGACTCTGGAGCCTATACGGATCAGGCTGCTGGAATTACAAGGGCGATGGCTGTCGATTGCACGGGACCATATAATATACCAAACGTCTGGTGTGATTCATATTGTATGTACACCAATCATCCGTATGCAACGTCGCTAAGGGGCTATGGACATCCTGAACTAACATTTGTCGTTGAAAGGACAATGGACAAATTAGCCAAGCAGTTGCAGATGGATCCAATCCAATTGCGGCTCATCAATGTCATTAAACCAGGAGATACGACACCGACTCAAACCGTTCTCACCGCCAATACGGTTGGCGATGCGGCAAAATGCCTCACTCGAGTGAAAAAATTAATTGACTGGGATATAGATGGTGGTGGACATAAGGGAATCAGTTTATTTTGGAAAACATCATCAACGGCAACAAATGCCCAATCGGCTGCTGTTCTTACATTTGAAGCGGATGGTTCTCTTAATTTGAACTGCGCGGCAGTAGAACTTGGACAGGGGACAAAAACAGTACTGGCACAAATTGTTGCGGAAAAGCTGGGAATCGACATGTCAAAAATTCATGTGAAGATGGAGGTGAATACACAATACGACCCCCATCAATGGCGAACAGTAGCAAGTAGCACAACTTTTTTAGCGGGACGTGCGGTGCTTGCAGCGGCAGAAGATGCCATTCGACAATTGAAGAAAACAGCAGCCATTGTCCTGCAATGTGCAGAGGATGATCTAGATGTTGGAGGGGGACGCGTTTTTGTAAAGTCGAATCCGCAGTTTGGTGTAACCTTTCAATCTATTGCCCTAGGTTATACATTTCCGAGTGGCCATACTGTTGGGGGACAAGTTGTCGGTGTCGGCAAACATACACAGAAACATCTAACTCCATTAGACAAAGAGACGGGATTCGGTAACCCTGGACCTTGGTGGTCTGTTGGCGCACAAGCGATCGAGGTTGCGTATAACGAACGGGATTGTACGTACAAACTATTAAAAGCAGTTACCGTGCTGGATGGGGGAACGATTATGAATCCCGCAACAGCTACCCAACAAATGCGAGGCGGTATGTATTTGGGCTTGAGTTTAGCGAGTAGTGAAACGTTTATGTTTGATGACAAGGGCATTATGCAAAATGCCGATTTACGAAATTATCAAATGCTCCGGTTTGGTGAACAGCCGACGGAGTACCTCGTTGACTTTGTCGAAACACCAGCCGTCGATGGACCGTATGGGGCTCGTGGCATTGGCGAATATGGCGTGATAGGTGTAGGATCAGCACTTGCGAATGGGTTATCAGCGGCTGCGCAAGTAGAATTAAACAATTTGCCCCTTACGCCAGAATTCATCTGGAAAACAAAAAAGGAGGGCAGCCAATGA
- a CDS encoding cysteine-rich CWC family protein, producing the protein MTLEIHKAKLCPLCQKNNKCGLTSNPSAGVCWCFKAGFPKEIFELLPDEREKVCICEVCLVEFKSQSTIH; encoded by the coding sequence ATGACGTTAGAAATACATAAGGCAAAACTTTGCCCACTCTGTCAAAAAAATAATAAATGTGGGTTGACCAGCAATCCTTCAGCAGGAGTATGTTGGTGTTTTAAAGCAGGCTTTCCAAAGGAAATTTTCGAGTTACTGCCAGATGAACGTGAAAAGGTTTGTATTTGTGAAGTTTGTTTGGTGGAATTCAAGTCTCAAAGTACCATACATTAA
- a CDS encoding XdhC family protein produces MQTIQKMIDIILNADGPVVLAMIVNVVGSAYRKEGSWMLFQRDGTQFGVISGGCLENDLQSRAKDLFETEKVEVVQYDLSAEDDLGWGRGAGCNGVVSVLIRDIDQEFRRFLYVTHQQLLAKEPVLFIQSMNIFNDYGGITQNGHRYGNRKDDLPVKIDTTIPFQHQAGQENISDYRFFFQMLWPEPSLYIIGAGADARPLARLAQSVGYTVHLLDWRQSLCNETHFPTTLSFRIGDVGQLLETIQFSPLDSIVIMTHDFQRDMKIIQQIRHIPLLYLGILGSKKRTRRLVGEEIPEWIHSPIGLSIDADGPEEIAVSIVAELIAVRRRKMT; encoded by the coding sequence TTGCAAACGATCCAAAAAATGATTGATATTATTTTGAATGCAGACGGGCCTGTTGTCCTTGCGATGATTGTCAATGTGGTAGGTTCAGCCTATCGAAAAGAAGGATCTTGGATGTTATTTCAACGAGATGGAACGCAATTCGGGGTCATTAGTGGAGGGTGCCTTGAAAATGATTTACAAAGCCGCGCAAAAGACCTGTTCGAAACTGAGAAAGTGGAAGTTGTTCAGTATGATTTAAGTGCCGAGGATGATCTTGGGTGGGGGCGTGGTGCGGGTTGTAATGGGGTTGTATCGGTGCTAATACGGGATATCGATCAAGAATTCAGGCGATTTCTCTATGTAACACATCAACAATTACTAGCTAAAGAACCTGTTCTTTTCATTCAATCCATGAATATTTTTAACGACTATGGCGGGATTACACAGAATGGTCATCGGTATGGCAACCGGAAAGATGACTTACCAGTTAAAATAGATACCACAATTCCTTTTCAGCACCAAGCAGGACAAGAAAATATTAGCGATTACCGCTTTTTTTTTCAAATGCTATGGCCTGAACCATCCCTTTATATCATTGGCGCAGGCGCTGACGCCCGACCACTTGCCCGACTTGCCCAAAGTGTCGGCTATACAGTTCACCTACTGGATTGGCGACAATCGCTGTGCAACGAAACCCATTTTCCAACAACATTATCGTTTCGGATTGGGGATGTAGGACAATTGCTTGAAACGATTCAATTCAGTCCGCTCGATTCAATTGTAATAATGACACACGATTTTCAACGCGATATGAAAATCATTCAACAAATTCGTCACATCCCGTTATTGTATCTAGGTATTTTAGGTTCAAAAAAAAGAACACGACGGTTAGTAGGTGAGGAAATTCCCGAATGGATTCATTCCCCAATCGGGCTATCAATCGACGCAGATGGACCGGAGGAAATCGCTGTTAGCATTGTAGCGGAACTTATTGCCGTGAGACGGAGGAAAATGACATGA
- a CDS encoding aspartate/glutamate racemase family protein — MKIIGLIGGMSWESSAEYYRILNEEVKNRVGGLHSAKCVLFSVDFAEIERYQVAGDWETAGKVLGDAAQSLEKAGAEMIVLCTNTMHKVIGYIEEQVNLPILHIADATATQIRQAGISKVGLLGTNYTMEQDFYKSRIASRGISVLIPNQEERKVINQVIFEELCLGNVQQSSRDYYKKVIQQLVDEGAEGIILGCTEIGLLVKQEDAHVPLFDTTVIHAVEAVNRALEE; from the coding sequence ATGAAAATAATCGGTCTTATTGGTGGTATGAGCTGGGAGTCATCGGCTGAATATTATCGTATTCTGAATGAAGAAGTGAAAAATAGAGTAGGTGGATTGCATTCAGCGAAGTGTGTTTTATTTAGCGTAGACTTTGCTGAAATAGAACGTTATCAAGTCGCTGGCGATTGGGAAACCGCCGGCAAAGTATTAGGTGACGCGGCGCAATCTTTAGAAAAAGCAGGAGCTGAAATGATCGTTCTTTGTACAAATACAATGCACAAAGTGATTGGCTACATTGAAGAACAGGTAAATTTGCCAATTCTACATATTGCCGATGCTACCGCTACGCAAATTCGACAAGCCGGAATCAGCAAAGTTGGGTTACTTGGCACGAACTATACAATGGAGCAAGATTTTTATAAATCACGTATAGCGTCTAGAGGTATTTCAGTTTTAATCCCCAATCAAGAAGAGCGCAAGGTTATCAATCAAGTCATTTTTGAAGAATTGTGTTTGGGCAACGTACAACAATCATCTCGGGATTATTACAAAAAAGTAATCCAACAATTAGTTGACGAAGGTGCTGAAGGGATTATATTGGGCTGTACGGAAATTGGTTTATTAGTTAAGCAAGAAGATGCGCACGTACCATTGTTTGACACTACAGTAATCCACGCTGTTGAGGCTGTTAATCGAGCGTTGGAGGAGTAA